The nucleotide sequence GATCTTCCAATATTCTTATTTTCTGGCGTTTTTGATGAACTCTATCGCGTTTGCAACCGCAGTTTGAACTTTGTGCAATGTTTCATTTCGTTCTTCTGGGGATAGATAAAAAAAGAAGTCCACTTCGTGTCGAAAATAGCGAGGCGGCAGGTGATTGAGTGCGACACAGGCGATGTCCGAAAGCACACTGTCGTCACGCAGTTTCCCAGACTGGCGTTTTACCTCTTCAAAAACCAGTGTTTCATAATAGTTTCTGACAGAATCAAATGGCATGGAAATTTTTCCCCTCGCTATTTACACTT is from Gammaproteobacteria bacterium and encodes:
- a CDS encoding late competence development ComFB family protein encodes the protein MPFDSVRNYYETLVFEEVKRQSGKLRDDSVLSDIACVALNHLPPRYFRHEVDFFFYLSPEERNETLHKVQTAVANAIEFIKNARK